The Desertifilum tharense IPPAS B-1220 genome has a segment encoding these proteins:
- a CDS encoding M48 family metallopeptidase has translation MPAAKTLLLGLKADHFRHPLDLQATQSLKQLPGLDLMVRNLLAPLAEQFFYLENIASSILVSDQQLPHLHQLLVEACKVLDLEAPQLYIRQHPVPNAYTFAMRGKQPFMVMHTSLVEMLNPEEIQAVIAHELGHLKCDHGVYLTLANLIVLGAGLLPSWGTVVAQQLQEQLMEWIRCAEFTCDRSALLVSQDPKIVMSVLMKLAGGSPTLASQLNLDAFVAQARAYDAISDSQIGALLKQAQTAQLTHPVPVLRAREIDRWSQTQDYQSLLNRQNMEYDSKAEPKGGWRNW, from the coding sequence ATGCCTGCTGCTAAAACCCTATTGCTTGGCTTGAAGGCGGATCATTTTCGCCACCCCTTAGATTTACAAGCGACTCAATCGCTCAAGCAACTGCCTGGATTAGATTTAATGGTGCGAAATTTGCTAGCACCTTTAGCAGAGCAGTTCTTTTATTTAGAAAATATTGCGTCTTCGATTTTAGTCAGCGACCAGCAATTACCTCATCTGCATCAATTGTTGGTGGAAGCTTGCAAAGTTCTAGATTTAGAAGCGCCTCAGCTTTACATTCGCCAGCATCCGGTACCGAATGCCTATACCTTTGCCATGCGCGGTAAGCAGCCGTTTATGGTGATGCATACTTCCTTAGTTGAAATGCTGAACCCTGAAGAGATTCAGGCGGTGATTGCCCATGAGTTGGGGCACCTAAAGTGCGATCATGGGGTTTATTTAACGTTGGCGAATCTGATTGTTTTGGGGGCGGGTTTGCTACCGAGTTGGGGTACAGTGGTGGCTCAACAGCTTCAGGAGCAGTTGATGGAGTGGATTCGCTGTGCTGAGTTTACTTGCGATCGCTCTGCCTTGCTCGTCTCTCAAGACCCTAAAATTGTTATGTCTGTGTTGATGAAATTAGCCGGGGGTTCTCCTACCCTAGCCTCTCAATTAAACCTCGATGCCTTCGTCGCCCAAGCCCGCGCCTACGATGCCATTAGCGATAGCCAAATTGGGGCTTTGCTCAAACAAGCGCAAACCGCACAACTGACTCACCCGGTTCCCGTCCTCAGAGCCAGGGAAATCGATCGCTGGTCGCAAACTCAAGATTACCAAAGCTTGCTAAATCGCCAAAATATGGAGTATGATAGTAAAGCTGAACCCAAGGGCGGGTGGCGAAATTGGTAG
- a CDS encoding response regulator, producing the protein MQAPNNNFIAASQKQNVILAIDDEESVFEVIEGLLYREGYKLVYINSGKAALGQIDTVAPDVILLDLMMPEMNGLEVCQQVKSNPRWCHIPIIMVTALNSKEDLARSLDAGADDFLSKPINSIELRARVRSMLRIKLQYDALVATQRLKTLNLFNALL; encoded by the coding sequence ATGCAGGCCCCTAACAATAACTTTATAGCTGCTTCCCAAAAGCAAAATGTGATTTTGGCGATCGATGACGAGGAAAGCGTTTTTGAGGTCATCGAAGGCTTGTTATACCGCGAAGGCTACAAATTAGTCTATATCAACAGTGGCAAGGCGGCGCTCGGTCAAATTGATACGGTTGCGCCCGATGTCATTCTCCTCGATTTAATGATGCCAGAGATGAATGGTTTGGAAGTCTGCCAGCAAGTTAAGTCTAATCCGCGCTGGTGCCACATCCCAATCATTATGGTAACGGCACTCAATTCTAAGGAAGATTTAGCCCGTTCCCTAGATGCTGGGGCCGATGATTTTTTATCAAAGCCCATTAACAGCATAGAACTTCGCGCCCGCGTCCGCTCAATGTTACGAATTAAGCTGCAATACGATGCTCTCGTCGCTACTCAACGCTTGAAAACCTTAAATCTGTTTAATGCACTCCTTTAA